A stretch of Linepithema humile isolate Giens D197 chromosome 3, Lhum_UNIL_v1.0, whole genome shotgun sequence DNA encodes these proteins:
- the LOC136999079 gene encoding uncharacterized protein translates to MALPLITLFPPRARKFVYFITSRIQGFSRIQGFVFHHQESMKIIKDIKMSQADQMPETDNTTLINAAVLQEEQQRQLASLPPPPPPLQPPPPSSQQPLPSQPPLQSQPPLPSQPLLPSQPPLPSQSSLPSQPPLPSQPSQKEQEQQKPKRWNRAGRQRNVWSSRGYRGYRDSRGYRGGRGGRGDQGGRGAKSGITITNNYYN, encoded by the exons ATGGCGCTACCGTTAATAACGTTGTTTCCGCCTCGCGCTCGCAAGTTTGTGTATTTCATCACATCACGTATTCAAGGATTTTCACGTATTCAAGGATTTGTGTTTCATCATCAagaatcaatgaaaataatcaaggatattaaaa TGTCACAAGCCGATCAAATGCCGGAAACTGATAATACAACACTTATAAATGCAGCTGTGCTGCAAGAAGAACAGCAGCGACAATTGGCATCATTACCACCACCGCCACCCCCGTTACagccaccaccaccatcaTCACAACAGCCACTGCCATCGCAGCCTCCACTGCAATCGCAGCCGCCATTGCCATCGCAGCCGCTACTGCCATCGCAGCCGCCACTGCCATCGCAGTCATCACTGCCATCGCAACCGCCACTGCCATCGCAGCCGTCACAGAAAGAGCAGGAACAGCAGAAAC ccaAAAGATGGAATAGAGCAGGCCGCCAAAGGAATGTTTGGAGCAGTCGAGGCTATCGAGGCTATCGAGACAGTCGAGGCTATCGAGGCGGTCGAGGCGGTCGAGGCGATCAAGGCGGTCGAGGCGCTAAAAGTGGTATAACAATAACTAACAactactataattaa
- the LOC136998721 gene encoding uncharacterized protein, whose product MHAASLHGYIEKIKLFLPSGLEYLIERVNVKFAVMEKAYVIRKQFPLCLSYGITVHKSQGLSLQNAIIDIGNSVFSHGQVYVALSRVTSSDGLHLINFDPSSIEASEEAIVEYNRLKRIHKSKTDIISVSKEKYRKIKDILWVQPKIISSVQESHKKVRKNITWVTYGFQNIDKGSCYANAVLQCFLHLNVIGKLIFEYDKLSILGILINQYENKQPNLNTYVIRQSLGEFFTQKC is encoded by the coding sequence atgcatgctgcatcgttacacggttatatagaaaaaattaagcttTTTTTGCCATCaggtttagaatatttaattgaaagagTAAATGTCAAATTTGCGGTGATGGAGAAAGCATATGTTATTCGaaaacaatttccattgtGTCTAAGTTACGGAATTACTGTTCATAAAAGCCAAGGCCTGAGTTTGCAGAATGCTATTATAGACATAGgtaattctgtatttagtCACGGCCAAGTTTATGTTGCATTGTCACGAGTAACATCTTCAGATGGATTgcatttgatcaattttgacCCTTCCTCTATAGAAGCTAGTGAAGAAGCTATTGTTgaatataatcgattaaaacgAATACACAAATCCAAAAcagatataatttctgtttcaaaagaaaagtatcgtaaaataaaagatattttatgggTACAACCCAAAATAATTAGTTCTGTTCAAGAATCACATAAAaaagttcgaaaaaatattacttgggTCACGTAtggttttcaaaatatagataagGGTTCGTGTTATGCAAATGCAGTATTGCAatgctttttacatttaaatgttattggaaaactaatatttgagtatgataaattaagtattttaggtattttaataaatcaatatgaaAACAAACAGCCTAACTtgaatacatatgtaatacgACAAAGTTTAGGAGAATTTTTTACccaaaaatgttaa